The genomic interval TTTGCCCGGACCTAACGATCTAAATGCATGGAAGAAAATTTTTCAAGAAAGGGAGAGCGGTAGAGATGTAAACATAACTGCACTTTCAGAGTTTTATCAAGCTAATTTGACTTATGCTAAAATGGGTAATTCCAATGTAATGGATATCAAACCAAATAATTGGTCCAATGATGATAAGATTTTGGTTTATACTCATGGAGGAGGGTATACTCAGCTGAGTGCAAACACTACACTTGGAGGTGCACTAGAAATCGCTAATACTACTGGTCTTAGAATGATTTCAATTGACTATACTTTAGCACCCTTCTCAAAGTGGAATCAAACAACAGATCAAATCTTGTCAGTAATTCAAGATCTAAAGTCCAATCAAGGATATTCCTTGGATAATCTAGCAATGATTGGAGATTCAGCAGGAGGAGATATGACTCTGGGTTCTGTCCTAAAAATGAGAGATACTGGGATCGGGTTACCTGGTGCTGTTGTAGTGCTTTCCCCAAATACAGACTTGACCTTAACAGGTGACACTGTAACTACATTAAGGGATGCTGACCCAATATTAAACGCAGATGCAGTAAAGATTATGGTTTCTACTTATGCCAATCCAAATGAATATACCATTCCTTATGTTTCTCCAATTTACGGAAATTTCACCGAAGGTTTTCCTCCTACTTTGATACAAGTAGGAACTAAAGAAATCCTTCTTAGCGATTCAGTTCGACTATACCAAGCTTTAGACCAAGCGCATATTCCAGTAAAACTGGATGTTTACGAGGGAATGCCCCATGTATTTCAAGGAGCTTTGGCCAATACTCCAGAGTCAAAAATAGCTATATCCAAAATAAATGACTTTCTAAAGGAATACCTTATAAGATAACAAAATTTCAATTGAAAAAAAGAGATATTACCAAAGAACCAGTTTCCCTACAGACATAGGGAATTATATGATTTACTGATACATTGGGCAGTTTAATTACCAAATTTTTGATTATTTTTTAGATGTAGAATTAAACACAATAACCAAGGAGTGTTCTTTTAGCAAGGCCTCTTTTGATTTGATATTTAAATCTGCAAATAGTGAGCTTATTAGCGTGCCTATGTATAATGAACCCTTTCTACCCAAATTATGTTGGATTCTAAATTCTATTTTTCCGTCGGCTTGAATAACCTTATTATTAAAATTGGATGCAGAAAACCATAACTTTAATACATCAACAATACTTCCTACATCATTTTTTCCATGTATAAAAGAAATCGCATCCCTCATGCCTGTATAACAGGAAGTCTTTGCAGCTTTTACCAAGTCTTCGTCTGAAACATGTTCAAAGATGTTTCGCACAAAAGGTTTTTGCAAAAAGACAAATCCAATGTCGCTTACAAATTGATCCCATGAAACATATTTTCTAAGAATGTTATTTATTACAGCGGAGACTGTTTTATCCTCTGTAGTTGCTTGAAATTCAATTTTCTCATAAATTTCAGTCGGTATACGTATTGCGGTATTTGTAGTCGAATTCTTTGACATTCAGCAACTAGTTTACAGTGTTTGGCATTATTATGCATTGTTAATATCCGAATATCGATCTGCTTGTAAACTACGCAATTATGTCAAAAATAGAAATTGACTTTTAATTATTATTATCTATTGATTTCAGTTCGACTCTATTCTTAAGTAATTCTAGGTGATCTCGCGCGAATGCCTCAAACGATATCGGCTTTCGCCCTAATATTGTCTGGACTACATTTGAGATTCTTCTCATACGTCCTTCTCTTATAATTCTGTAAAAATCAATCAAATAGTTTACACATTCTATTTGTAGTCCTGTAGTTAGTAGATTTGTTCTTGCTCTTTGCTCTGAAACGTTAGTATACATAATGGATTGGCCTAGGATTGTTTGAAGAATTTCAGCTATCTCACTACAATTAAATCGTTCTCCTCCTGTTACGTCATAAGCCATATTGTAGTGTTTGTTGGATTTCTCATGAAGAATTGTGGCAGCCACCTCCGATACATCTCTAATATCCACAAAACTAGCTCTAGCATTATTCAAAGGAAGACAAAATGTTTTTCCATTTGTTGAATAGTGATATTGTTGTTTTATAAAATTCTGCATAAAGAAATTAGGTCTCAAAAACGTATAGTGAAAACCAGATTCTTTGATTATCTCTTCAGCCTGTTTATGTATCAATCCTCCATAGGTTGTGGGGCTTAAATCTATTCCCATTGCAGACAATTTAACAATATGTTGTACTGACTTTGTCTTTTGAGCTTCGACCATAAATTTCTTAGTTGTTTCTAATACATTGAAATAGGGCGATACCAAAAAAATCTTGTCGATCCCTTCAAGTTTATGGTGAGTGATGGATTCTGGATTCCCATAATCTAATTCAATAAGATTGATCAAACCTTGGTCTTTGAAAGCTTTTATTTTTTGTCTTAGTGAAGGATTAGAAGAATCCATCATTCTATGAGATAGGTAAAATTCTTTGTCATACAAAGATAATATTTTTACAAGATGCCATCCTACTCTTCCCGTTGCACCCGTAACCAATATGGTAGTCAAATTAATCAATCATTCTTTCAAATAAATATACTGGATAGCATTGTAAGGGTAGAACACACATAGAATGAGATCGAACATTTGTCAATTCGGTTTCCGTTATCACAGTTTCATTTTATAAATTATTGAAATCATTGAATCTATTTATACACATCATGTCATGTTTAATACCTGAGGATTATAACCCGGTGATCTCATTTCATGTAAACATTGTACCAACATATATAGTGTAATGCTATGTTCGCTATTTATATTTATGTTATACAACGTATAACATCATTAGACAAAGTTATATTAAGGAATCGATCAGTAATTGTATTGGATCAGATTAAAGCGAGCACGCTTACCAGAAATAATTTGTCAAAATCAAAAACTAGTCCTTATCCGGATAAAAAAATTAATCATATCGTAAAATCAAAATCTAACCCGCTTTTTATTATCTTTTTACTTGTCACATTTTCTATTTATGCTCTAATCACAACGGTTGGCCTATCATTTGAACCGGGTATATATATCCCAGTTGTGATGGCTCAAGAATTAAATCAATCTAAGATCAATGCAAGTGACCTAATTCGGAATAATAACAATGATAATGTTTCTGCTTATGATATAGACAAGAGTTTAAAAAATAATAACGTTACGACAGATAAGAATACCCTTCCAAACAGACTCATAACTCTTGTTACTGAGGATACATTTATTGACATAGCTCCAGGAGAAAGAGTAAAGGCATGGACATTCAATGGGACTGTTCCTGGACCAACTATAAGATTAACAGAAGGCGAAAATGTGACAATAAAGTATATAAACAAATCTCCTATTCCTCATACAATTCACTTTCATGGCAATCATGATGATATAAACGATGGAGTTATTCCACAAGTACTCCCTGGTCAAACTTATCTATACAATATCACTGGCGAGCCCGCTGGTGCTTTGATGTATCACTGTCATGCTCCTCCAACTTCTATGCATATTCGAATGGGTATGTATGGTGCTTTAATTGTTGATCCATTGGAGAAACAAATTACCCCTGCGAAAGAATTTGTTATGGTGATGGGCGAATATAGTCTTAAGAATCAGATGGAATTTGAGGCCGACTATTATATGATAAACGGGTATGCTGATCAATATGTCCATAATCCACTTGTAATTAATCAGGATGATTTAATGCGTATTTATTTAATCAATCTGGGAACCACCATACCGGCTTCATTTCATCTTCATAGTACTACGTTCCTAACATATCCATCAGGTCTATGGGCCAATAACCCAATTCATTCTCAGACGGTTTCAGTAGCACCAGGAGATGCATCCATTGTCGAAGCTAAGTGGAAATATCCGGGTAACTATTTCTTCCACACTCATGGAATTCAAGAAGAAAAGGGCAATATGGGACAGATAAAAGTAATTGGTCAAGACGAGATATCAAAGGCAATAGTTGCTGAGACTGGTGTTACTTATCATGATCTAATTCAAGGTAATAATGTTTCCAAACCTTTGACCAAAAGTATATCTATGTTTGATTGGCAATATGAACTTCAAAAGAAACTACAAAATCCAAAAGTAGTCACACCATCTGAGCATAAAGGAATAGACAGAGAAGAAAAAAAGATTATTAAAGAAATGGATGAAACAATGAAATTGCAAGGACATGATGAGGATCAATCTTTGTCTGAGGACAAAACTTTTG from Candidatus Nitrosocosmicus hydrocola carries:
- a CDS encoding multicopper oxidase domain-containing protein; this encodes MDQIKASTLTRNNLSKSKTSPYPDKKINHIVKSKSNPLFIIFLLVTFSIYALITTVGLSFEPGIYIPVVMAQELNQSKINASDLIRNNNNDNVSAYDIDKSLKNNNVTTDKNTLPNRLITLVTEDTFIDIAPGERVKAWTFNGTVPGPTIRLTEGENVTIKYINKSPIPHTIHFHGNHDDINDGVIPQVLPGQTYLYNITGEPAGALMYHCHAPPTSMHIRMGMYGALIVDPLEKQITPAKEFVMVMGEYSLKNQMEFEADYYMINGYADQYVHNPLVINQDDLMRIYLINLGTTIPASFHLHSTTFLTYPSGLWANNPIHSQTVSVAPGDASIVEAKWKYPGNYFFHTHGIQEEKGNMGQIKVIGQDEISKAIVAETGVTYHDLIQGNNVSKPLTKSISMFDWQYELQKKLQNPKVVTPSEHKGIDREEKKIIKEMDETMKLQGHDEDQSLSEDKTFANLTNGKDSNSNLTSVNQISIVSGSSNPDNMLFYDPSPVEVKPGTEVTWINNDSSMPHTVTSGSAEKGSTGEYDSGIIYGGGGLFSYKFDKKGDYEYYCTLHPWMTGKITVK
- a CDS encoding alpha/beta hydrolase — translated: MRIRTSVFLPTLLGFFLLSTLFLLSNHDLSIFGQDSTQNGKNSIYIPPTISKEAQQKLSTLQPDLVSNNLPGPNDLNAWKKIFQERESGRDVNITALSEFYQANLTYAKMGNSNVMDIKPNNWSNDDKILVYTHGGGYTQLSANTTLGGALEIANTTGLRMISIDYTLAPFSKWNQTTDQILSVIQDLKSNQGYSLDNLAMIGDSAGGDMTLGSVLKMRDTGIGLPGAVVVLSPNTDLTLTGDTVTTLRDADPILNADAVKIMVSTYANPNEYTIPYVSPIYGNFTEGFPPTLIQVGTKEILLSDSVRLYQALDQAHIPVKLDVYEGMPHVFQGALANTPESKIAISKINDFLKEYLIR
- a CDS encoding NmrA family NAD(P)-binding protein, with amino-acid sequence MTTILVTGATGRVGWHLVKILSLYDKEFYLSHRMMDSSNPSLRQKIKAFKDQGLINLIELDYGNPESITHHKLEGIDKIFLVSPYFNVLETTKKFMVEAQKTKSVQHIVKLSAMGIDLSPTTYGGLIHKQAEEIIKESGFHYTFLRPNFFMQNFIKQQYHYSTNGKTFCLPLNNARASFVDIRDVSEVAATILHEKSNKHYNMAYDVTGGERFNCSEIAEILQTILGQSIMYTNVSEQRARTNLLTTGLQIECVNYLIDFYRIIREGRMRRISNVVQTILGRKPISFEAFARDHLELLKNRVELKSIDNNN